The region CAGATCCTTCAGCCAGTAGAGGAACCAAACCCCGGTATATCAGGCTATGCCTTGCTGGTGTCTCATCACTGCAGGTCCAATCAAACGAGTCTGTCGTCAAAACTGGAACAACTACTGACAGGATTGGAACAGCTGGCCTGTACTTGGCAACCAACTTGGCTGTGGTTCCTCCACGTGTCAACACCACAATGAGTTTTGCTCTGGCCTTGTTAGCAGTCCGAACAGCAGATGATGCAAGGCTCTCCAATGGACTCATTGGAAGTGGGGTTGACCTAATCATCTCCTTAAAGATAGCCCCATAGTCAAGGGATGATTCTGCCTCTATACAAATTCGAGCCATAATCTTCACAGCCATTTCTGGGTATGCCCCAGCTGCACTCTCACCACTAAGCATGACACAATCAGTGCCATCAAGGACAGCATTAGCTACATCAGTGGCTTCAGCGCGAGTTGGTCGGGGAGACTTGATCATGGATTCAAGCATCTGAGTAGCAGTAACGACAGGCTTGCCCACAAGATTACACTTATATATCATCATTTTCTGAGCCAAGAAGATTTTCTCAACTGGAATTTCCATTCCAAGATCACCACGGGCAACCATGAACGAGTCTGTCTCACGCAAGATCTCATCAAAGTTGATGACTCCCTCCTGGTTCTCAACCTGAGAAAATGACAGCAGTCAAACAATCACAGCCCgaccaacaaaaataaatgtaGTACAGCAACGTGTGAAAACTTGATCTGctaaaacagaaaattaaaagtAATAGGGTCCAAACAATCATTGCAGTGAGCCGCACCATCCATCTAAGCAAATTAAAAGGTTGCACAAACACACAAGCACATTGAGAGAATAGCTTTAGGCGCGCGCACACATACACAAAGAATCCATCGGTAAAGAATAGCTCTCTTCTTTCGAAAGTAAAAGCAAGCAttaaatatggaaatttctCCAGCACACTAATATTTTTGCTGATAAAGTGGCAACTCATGCTTGGAGGGTAAAACAGCTGGTTTTGCAGATTCAATCTATATGACTTAAAAGCAGtaattacaaggaaaaaaaaaagggttacaTCTACTTGGCTTAAGTATGTTATTATAGCAATGGCAAGACAAATTGATAttcaaagggaagaaaaaaaaaaaaaaaaaaaaaaaaaaaaaaaacatacctTTGACATCAGTTGTATAAGCTTGGCATGGGGCCCAAGAACCTTACGGACATTAACAAGATCTGAACCTTTGCGTACAAATGAAAGAGCAATCATATCAATTTTGTTGGGAACACCCCATCCCAGAATGTCTTCCTGATCTTTCTCTGTCAGAGTGGGAAGATCCACTACAATACCAGGAAGATTGACATTTTTTCTCTCACCCAGCATGGCAGTGTTCTCACAACGGCATCTCACAGTCCCAGAAGCTGGATCACAAGACAAGACAGTGAGCGTAATGGTGCCATCTGCACACAAGATGGTGTTTCCAGGCTTTACGTCCACAGGCAACTTTTTGTAGCTCATGGAGATCATGTTCTCATCCCCCTTGATGCTGTAATCAGTAGTTATAGTGATTTCCTGGCCTTCTTTAAGTTGAATAGGTTTTGAATCCTTAAGAAAACCAGTTCGGATCTCAGGTCCCTGCAAGaacaaagggaaatgattgGTTTATCGGTCAATAACCAGTTCAATTCGTAAATGAGTGAGAAGCCACGTTTAGGAGTAGCAACACCAAATGAGAAGTTAATGTAGATAATTATGCAATTTTTACCGAATCTAAGATAATATCCAGTGCAAAAAACGGAATAAGATGAGAATTTTCAGCCTGGTAAGCCAGAAATAGAAGTACCATGCATTCAGTTCCAAAATTGATCAAAAATTACTCAAAGGACTAAAGTAAGATAGCTGTCATATTTAGAGTTTAAATTTCCCcctcttttgtttgtttcagcgtaacaTGCATAATACGGATCTGATTACGGCATACCATTTGTATCAATGATTTTTAGAATAACGACGACGTTGTGCTAGgacatttgaaatttttttttttttttttttttttgataagtaggaCATTTGAAAAATCATCTGGCTTAGACCATGTTTTCAGATCACATATTACATATAAGGAGGTATGGGGCTTGCCAATAAGCTATAGGTAAAATGGCACCTCCTCTTCCCATGGTGGAGAGTGAAATCGTGAGTTCAAGACCCACTGAGTGTATGTGTAACTTATTaatggaaaagagaaaagaaatcagAGAAAGCAATGGGGCTTTCCTTTGCATTGAAGTCTTTTTCAAACAGTCATTAACAAAAGTCCTGCAGTTGTCCTATTAGAAAACTGTTGAACAAGGTTACTCCTAAAGTAGCTTTGTTTTCTTACTACTAATTCATAGCAGGGCCATAATATCTGTGAAGGGTGTGGACAGCCAAATATATGTGTAAAGCAAGCACCAAATAGATAAACTACCTATTTTTTATATTCAGTGTCTGTTTTGCTTTTACCTCTTAGAGAGCCTATTCTTACTTGAGCAATAATTCTTGCCTCTTCATTTGCTTGGAGTGAAAGATATGGAGCTTGAAAAGGTTTAAAGTTCAAATGCTTAATCCAGCAACAAAAACCATGCAACCTTCAAAATCAATCTCTCAATTCAATGAGCATTTGGCAGCACATATAGAAAAGCCCAGGATGAACCCATAAGAGTTTAACATGTGTCTTGCTTAGCTTTCTTGATTTGTAAGTGGAATCTCAATACCTTACAGAGAGTCTTTCGCATAACCTCCTAACTTATATCTATATGTCAACTGGATCCTTCACTCGCCATGTCAACACCTCATCGTTTTGTTTGGTTAAGGTATGATGATTGGACATTCAAAAttggcctttttttttggggtggggaGAAGAATCCGACGCTTTGACACATGCCTAGACATGACATCCATGCTTGAGTCCATAACATTAAGTACGTATGTATATAGGAAGATAACTTTCTTTTTAATGAGAAATATGAGAATTATGAGCAGCCATTTGGGTCTTCTATATTTTGGGATTACACACACCCCGTGTAGTGAGATGACACAACCTGATATCAGGATGTAGATTCTTCTATAATCCTAATGCCATGTCTCCATGCTGGCGATTACATCCAATAATTAAGGGAATCAACATATATTCGTATTCGTTAAAAAGGAAGAACTAAACATGTTTTTTGTTCCGGGAACTACTCAAAATGTCCATTGGCACCAAGAAATTCTCTGTCCATCAGATCCCTTAAAGTATAGACAAGTAAACCATTGTATAATCATAATTAAATAGTTTCGTCCTATTTAATGACCAGAGCAGCTGTAATTTTATTGTTCCTTAGCCGAACCTTCTTTCCCTTGCGttttctctgtctctctatGTTTGCTTTTGATCTGTTGGCCGGAAATTAGAGAGTTAAAGCATTAATGTTTCTTAACGGGTAATGTTTTTGTTAAACTTTGTAGAAACTTGATAGAATTGAGTGTCGTtttatttggaaagaaaaatgtgTGAACTCTTCTACTATTATATTAAGGTCAACGGATCATATTTGAAAAGTTTGTCTTGTATTTCCGCGTcctatgacatttttttttcttttttcttttttttacttttttaaattggcAATCTCATGAATGTATCAGAGTATATGGTCATCCACAAACACAGTCTTATATCTTAAACATTTACCGGGCAGTTTGAGCATTCTTGTTAAACATACCATGGAAGCTCAACAGTATACCCTCCATCACGAAAACGACAATTCGAGAAATGAATCAATCAAAAGTTAGAACCCGAATATGCAAACAtcccccaaaaagaaaaggagaaaaaaaagaagaagagaccttGGTATCGAGCATGAGGGCGCAGAGAATCTGAGTGTTGTGCATGGCAACCCTGAGATTGTTGAGGGTCTCCTGGTGGTACTCGTGGGTTCCGTGAGAGAAATTGAAGCGGGCGACGTTCATGCCGGCCCTCAGAAGCTTCTCGAGCATGGGCACCGACCGCGACGACGGACCGAGAGTGCAGACGATCTTCGTCTTTGGGATACGACCATCGTTGGGGAGCTCCTTCAAGATTCCCTCTATGTCGATGTTcgacatttttcaattaaaatttctTAGTAGGTACctagagataaagaaattaCCAAGAAGAGAAGAGGATCAGGATAAATAGAGAGAAATCAGAGAAAATCTCAAGCGATTTGGTTCAGATCAGAGAGCATGACTGCGCGGTTTTCAGTTTTTATCAGAGGGAGGAGTCATTTGTTACTTACCACCCCCACTGGCCTCGCGCGTGCTTGATTTCTAACAACAAAACCACACCTTTCCTTCTCGCGGAGTCGCCACCTACCTAATACCAGATCGCTGTCTTTCCCTTTCTCGGAGGATTgaagaagtttatatatatagcgGCGCTTTGCAGGTTGCTTTATTAGAAAGAGTGTGTGGCTCAGTCTCAGTGCCAGTGCGTGTGCGTGTGACGGTGGGAGGGAGATATTACTAAACTGTGGGCAACTTCAAACCGTGGCTTACACTTTACCGCTCCAAGTAGCGGAAAAGGCAACCCGTGCTGCTCCGCTATAGGAATATTCTTCTAACGAATGCAAACTTCACCATTTGcttacaattaaaaataaaataaaataaaataaaaaaaccttacTGATTATTAAAATTGCAACCAAAACCTGGTCTCGGGGCCTCGGGGGTTACATCATCTCCAGGGTGACCTATCTtttatacattttatttttaaaggatAGTAGTGCTGTTGGTCCATATgttatgtcataattattttttattttttattttttatggtttaaaaattttatgagagatccctgtgatatgcaataattacaaatcgatccctggcgtcaaattctgttaaaatttttaacagattccgtcaagtGCCGCGTCAGCGTCACGTGTTGTTATCTTATTGGTAACACGTGACGCTGACAcgtccaatcttaataaaataatataaatttattaaaaagtaaataaaaatacttatttttttaaaaaaaaaattaaaattaaaaaaaaaaaaaaaaaaaaacaaaaaacaaaaatggggcaaggggtggccgcacaccACCCCCAGAGGCTGCCGGGTGTGGCGCGCTGTCACCCcccaaggggtggcccagccaccccaagcctgcacttttttctttttttttttttgtttttaaaaaaataagtttatttatttattttttaataaatttatattttttttattaagatggatgCGACACGTGTCGTTGACATGTAGgactaacagattccgtcaaaattgtggacggaaaatcgacctagggagtaaaacgtaattattacataccacagggatttctcatgaactttttaaaccatagaaagtgaaaaataattatgacataccactgagatcaacggtgcaattatccatatttttaaatataccTTTACATTTATAAGACTCACATTGAATtctataaattcaataatatatttaaaatttagttgtatataaatatataaaaaaaaatgtaatataaaaaatataagtgcATCATTTCTATCGTAGTCATTACTAAAAATTAGGTAGCTATTTAAAATATAGGACCTAATAAATAGGTGTGAATCGTTTCATACACTCCATTGGGACTTCTACTTTTACTTTTCAATTCGTGCCTTCCTTCCAGCATCCTCTTCTGCGTGCGCCCCCTCACTTGTTCTGTGGGCCAAACCGTTAgaattgaatttatattgtcttattttttttttggagtgttACTTGCACTCGTACTATAAAATAATGACACAATATCAAGCACAATGGAAAGGGTTCATATATAAGctccactccattgtgccttgatGTTGTGGCATGGTTGTATAATGtaagtgttttaatcatttcttttttcttttttcttttttcttttttcttttttcttttttctctcttttttaattaaagtgaAAACGAATTGCCCCATGCTGATACGGATGAGCTCCACTTGCTTTTCTAAATAGGATCGGTATCTCCTGAAAGAGCCTCTATATTGgatcttttaaaattgtttttaaattttaaataacaaacctattttttttattttaaaaaacattattctttatttttaagaataaagtTTTTTACTAAGttagaagagagagaatgagagaggagaGTAAAAAGAagctttttgttaaaaaattgttaaaaaagagagaaagaaataaaataaagggttaaacacatttttagtccctgagttttagaaactttattttttagtccttgagtttcaatttgcatcacagatgatacctcagttttgggaaatgaccgaataagtacctcggttaacttctccatccaaaaactaacaaaccgccacgtgtcaacctcagaggttggaggttgacacgtggcactatataaaaaaaattaaaaattaaaaatctttaaaaatgaattaaaaaaaaattgaaaaaaaaaaaaaaaaaaaaaaaaaacaaggggtggctgccacccgcCTTGGCAactatgggggtggccggccacccccttggccagtCTAGGGTGGCCGAaggggggtggttcgaccaccccttgacaaataaaaaaaaaaaaatcaagatcgGTTTTCCGGCCAAGAGGgtggctgttttttttttttgttttttcaatttttttattttttttaatattattatttttttaattcatttttaaagatttttaatttttaatttttttatatagtgccacgtgtcaacttctgaggttgacacgtggcagtttgttagtttttggatggagaagttaaccgaggtacttattcgatcatttctcaaaactgaggtatcatttgtgatgcaaattgaaactcatggactaaaaaataaagtttccaaaattcAGAAACTAGAAGAGTActtaaccctaaaataaaataaattaaattatgaaTAGTGATTCTTCATTCTCAATATTTAAGGCTTGAGAAT is a window of Alnus glutinosa chromosome 4, dhAlnGlut1.1, whole genome shotgun sequence DNA encoding:
- the LOC133865468 gene encoding pyruvate kinase, cytosolic isozyme, with the protein product MSNIDIEGILKELPNDGRIPKTKIVCTLGPSSRSVPMLEKLLRAGMNVARFNFSHGTHEYHQETLNNLRVAMHNTQILCALMLDTKGPEIRTGFLKDSKPIQLKEGQEITITTDYSIKGDENMISMSYKKLPVDVKPGNTILCADGTITLTVLSCDPASGTVRCRCENTAMLGERKNVNLPGIVVDLPTLTEKDQEDILGWGVPNKIDMIALSFVRKGSDLVNVRKVLGPHAKLIQLMSKVENQEGVINFDEILRETDSFMVARGDLGMEIPVEKIFLAQKMMIYKCNLVGKPVVTATQMLESMIKSPRPTRAEATDVANAVLDGTDCVMLSGESAAGAYPEMAVKIMARICIEAESSLDYGAIFKEMIRSTPLPMSPLESLASSAVRTANKARAKLIVVLTRGGTTAKLVAKYRPAVPILSVVVPVLTTDSFDWTCSDETPARHSLIYRGLVPLLAEGSAKSTDAESTEVILEAALKSAIEKGLCKPGDAVVALHRIGVASVIKICVVK